The stretch of DNA AACCTATTTTTGCAAACCCTTTATCCTCAGATATTTTACATGAAGTATATGACATAATAAAACATTATGGACTTCACACCAATTTTAATACTTTTGATACTGTTTTAAGAGAAACTGAAGTACCTTTTAATCATGCTTATGCTAAGATGAATAGAGTTCTTCCAGATGATCAAAAAATTAAATTTGTTATAGAAAAAGACTTAACTAATGCTATAAATAGATTTGATGGACAAATTCTAAAAGCTATTACTATTGAAGAAAATTATGTGGATAAACTTTTTAAAGCTAAGGAAGAACTTAAAAATAAATTTAAAAATGACCTTCATATAGTTAGTTCAAGTCCTTATAACTTCGAATTAATGTTAGGAACATCTTCAAAAGGTAATGCTGTATCAAAGTTAGCTGAAAGCTTTAACCTTTCACCAGAGAATGTAATTTGTATAGGTGACTCTGAAAATGACTTATCAATGATAAAATATGCAGGTCTTGGTGTAGCAATGGGTAATGGCCTCGATATGGTAAAAAAAGAAGCCAATTATATAACTGATACTAATTTAAATAGTGGAGTTGCTAAGGTAATAAGAAAATTCGTACTTTAAAATTATTATTATAATAAGAAAAAAATCCGTTTGTATAAAAGAATGTTTTAACACATCTAAAATACATACGGATTTTTTATATTATCTTTTTAGACTAAAGATTTCTACTAATACTATCTACAATAAGTTTAGCCATTTGTTGTTGCTTAGCATTATTTGCTAAGTTTTTAGCTTCTTCTGGATTTGAAATAAATCCACATTCAACTAAAACTGATGGCATTAATGTATTTTTAACTACATAAAAATCTTCATCTTTTAATCCTCTGTTATTTATTCCCATCGTACTAGTTACAGTATTAACTATATCTGATCCAACTGCTCTACTAATAGCAATCTTTTCTTGTAATGATAATGTTTTGTTTCCTTCTCCTGCTCTCATATTTACTTCTCTACCGTCAGCTAACGTTGCTCCACCTGAAAGTGGCGCTGCTGTACTGTAGTATACTTCCATACCTGTAGCGGAATGAGGTACTATTCCTACTGTATTTTGGTGAATACTTACAAAGAAATCTGCATTTAAGCTATTTGCAATATTAACTCTCTTTTTTAAACTTTCTCTCATTTCTAGTGTTTCTCTATCTGTTGGTTTTCTAGTCATAACAACTTCAAAGCCTCTGCTTTCAAGCTCAGCTTGTACCTTAACTGCAACTTGCATGTTTAGGTCTCTTTCTGAATATGTTACTCCATTATGAGTTGCATAAGCTCCATCATCTCCACCGAAATTATGTCCTGCGTCTACAACTACTAATTTTCTATTTCTAACTACAACATCTACATATCTAAAATCATCGTATACTTTCTTAGATAATCTATGCTTAGCATGAACTACTAATCTATATGCACCTTCTGATTCTGGTGTAAATACAGCTTGATTAATTTCATCGAAATCTTTAACTGTTATCCATTCTCCAGTTGCATCATTTTTTACTATGAATTTATATAATGTATCTGCAGCTTGGTCTGCTGATGCAGACATTGTTATTTGTTTTCCAACACTTGAAACTCCTGTTGCATTGAAAGATGTTAACTTTGACTCTGAAACACTTACTACTACATCTCTATAATCAAAATCATCATAGCTATTTTCTGAAGTAGCGTGCTTTGTATGAACAACAACTCTATAGTTTCCTGGTCTTACAAAATTAAAGTTAGCTTTATTTCTAGCACTATAATCTTGAATAGTAAACCAGTTTCCTGTTGAATCTTCTCTAAGCATAAACTTAAATTCTGAATTAGCTTCTGTAGCTTCTGCCTTTAAGCTTATATTTGATCCTACAAAATTTTCACCAGTAACTTCAAAGGATTTTAGCTTTGTTTTTATTATTGAAGCTTTTACAGTTATATCTGTAAACTTGAAATCATCATAAGCCTTTTTTGAACCCTTATGTTTTATATGCACTACAAATCTATAATCTCCTGATTTAAGAGGTTTATAATCAGCAGTTGTCTTAGCGCTGAAATCTTGTACGTCTACCCATTTCCCTTCGCTATCTCTAACTATAAATTTGTAAAGTGTATCTGCTGCTGGTTGAGCTTTTGCTGTCATTGTCATAGTTGAACCTGCAATTTTGTCTCCTGTTACAGTAAATGATTCTATTTTTGATGTTAAATCTTCTCCTGTAACTTTTAAATCAGTATAAGTATAATCATCATATGCTTTTGCTGATGTCTTATGCTTAACGTGTACTACATATCTATATTCACCTGCTAATTGTGGTGTATATTTAACAGTATTTTTATTACTGTAATCTTGTATGTCTGTCCACTTTCCATTCGGATCTTTCACTATAAATTTATATAGTGTATCTGCTTCTGGAGTTCCTGTTGCTGTTAGTGTCATTTCTGCTCCTGCAACTTTCTCTCCAGTTACATCGAATTTCTTTACTGTTGAAACATTTCCTTTAACTGTTAAATCAGTATAAGTATAATCATCGTATGCTTTTCCTGATGTTTTATGCTTTACATGCACTACATATCTATATTCACCTGATAATTGTGGTGTATATTTAATTGTATTAATAGCGCTAAAATCTTGTATGTCTGTCCATTTTCCAGTTGGATCTTTGATTATAAACTTATATAAAGTATCTTCTGATGGAGTTCCTTTTGCTGTTAAAGTCATTTCTGTTCCAGCAATTCTTTC from Clostridium chauvoei encodes:
- a CDS encoding Cof-type HAD-IIB family hydrolase yields the protein MSKYKLVCIDMDGTLLDDDHRVSDENKLALKEANDKGVKIAITTGRIFCSAKFYSDMIGVDAPIIASNGAYVREKSSNEPIFANPLSSDILHEVYDIIKHYGLHTNFNTFDTVLRETEVPFNHAYAKMNRVLPDDQKIKFVIEKDLTNAINRFDGQILKAITIEENYVDKLFKAKEELKNKFKNDLHIVSSSPYNFELMLGTSSKGNAVSKLAESFNLSPENVICIGDSENDLSMIKYAGLGVAMGNGLDMVKKEANYITDTNLNSGVAKVIRKFVL
- a CDS encoding N-acetylmuramoyl-L-alanine amidase; translated protein: MKKIKNLTLLTVLVFIFNIIMPVVNVNAVMQNTVTEGTNIKEETNKVSNDVKTEKEPSLEKTDGQGEDSVLEKSNTEEQATELSGSGVVEAKTVMQPVTNDMIISLENPLVDHNLTDSFFVKGWALSSNNVSEVEVFVDNQSVGQATYGVRRNDISKKYPNYPNSSQSGFTKEVTGISNGAHTVKVVATDIKGVTKEASTIINVNNAKTVIMSEGVAKRSQMISFLQKKNSSKSLSYITNFVDWTLEEAATEGINADILFAQIMLETGYLKFGGDVKEEQNNFAGLGAVGNGAPGESFPSIQIGIRAVVQHLKAYASTEPLKLECVDTRFGYVERGCAKYVEHLGIKENPKGKGWAVAQSYGYSILRIVNELKREVVVDASRVSQFNVTGELKTGSNVTLTGKAEPSADSLYKFIVKTPAGEWITVQDFSNNTKVNFVPETAGEYRFVMHIKHKNSSEVYDDYTYVDKTVKGVSNVTDLTIKGNNVVNGEVTFIASAKPEVDTLYKFIVKDPSGAWTDIQDYSSNNTVKYTPKKAGVYRYVVHVKHKTSTAAYDTFTYKDVDVIVAKDAKSTLKSFNVTGDKFAGSTMTMTATADPSASTLYKFIVRDGNGKWITVQDYSNKNTAQYKAPTSGEYRYVVHVKHQNSGREYDDYTYTDMKLIGADSKVTGFTVTGERIAGTEMTLTAKGTPSEDTLYKFIIKDPTGKWTDIQDFSAINTIKYTPQLSGEYRYVVHVKHKTSGKAYDDYTYTDLTVKGNVSTVKKFDVTGEKVAGAEMTLTATGTPEADTLYKFIVKDPNGKWTDIQDYSNKNTVKYTPQLAGEYRYVVHVKHKTSAKAYDDYTYTDLKVTGEDLTSKIESFTVTGDKIAGSTMTMTAKAQPAADTLYKFIVRDSEGKWVDVQDFSAKTTADYKPLKSGDYRFVVHIKHKGSKKAYDDFKFTDITVKASIIKTKLKSFEVTGENFVGSNISLKAEATEANSEFKFMLREDSTGNWFTIQDYSARNKANFNFVRPGNYRVVVHTKHATSENSYDDFDYRDVVVSVSESKLTSFNATGVSSVGKQITMSASADQAADTLYKFIVKNDATGEWITVKDFDEINQAVFTPESEGAYRLVVHAKHRLSKKVYDDFRYVDVVVRNRKLVVVDAGHNFGGDDGAYATHNGVTYSERDLNMQVAVKVQAELESRGFEVVMTRKPTDRETLEMRESLKKRVNIANSLNADFFVSIHQNTVGIVPHSATGMEVYYSTAAPLSGGATLADGREVNMRAGEGNKTLSLQEKIAISRAVGSDIVNTVTSTMGINNRGLKDEDFYVVKNTLMPSVLVECGFISNPEEAKNLANNAKQQQMAKLIVDSISRNL